A portion of the Nerophis lumbriciformis linkage group LG37, RoL_Nlum_v2.1, whole genome shotgun sequence genome contains these proteins:
- the ndufv1 gene encoding NADH dehydrogenase [ubiquinone] flavoprotein 1, mitochondrial: MNYHFRLVSHNLWTTSSRMLSLSRAVVSGVARAPAALSQGVVTGIVRFNSTAQSPPKKTTYGPLADEDRIFTNLYGRHDWGLNGALKRGDWYKTKEILLKGVDWILNEIKVSGLRGRGGAGFPTGMKWSFMNKPSDGRPKYLVVNADEGEPGTCKDREIMRNDPHKLVEGCLVAGSAMGARAAYIYIRGEFYNESSNLQVAINEAYAAGLIGKNACGSGYDFDVFVMRGAGAYICGEETALIESLEGKQGKPRLKPPFPADVGVFGCPTTVANVETVAVAPTICRRGGSWFLGFGRERNSGTKLFNISGHVNHPCTVEEEMSIPLKDLIERHAGGVRGGWDNLLAVIPGGSSTPLIPKKVCEEVLMDFDGLVQAQTGLGTAALIVMDKSTDIIRAIARLIEFYKHESCGQCTPCREGVDWMNNMMWRFVRGDARAAEIDMIWEISKQIEGHTICALGDGAAWPVQGLIRHFRPVMENRITEFKQQQQASV; this comes from the exons ATGAACTACCACTTCCGACTTGTGTCTCATAATCTTTGGACGACGAGCAGCAG GATGCTGTCCCTGTCTCGAGCTGTCGTGAGCGGGGTGGCGCGCGCCCCGGCGGCTCTCAGTCAAGGCGTAGTGACGGGCATTGTGCGATTCAACAGCACAGCACAG AGTCCTCCTAAGAAAACAACATATGGCCCCTTGGCGGATGAGGATAGAATTTTCACCAACCTGTACGGCCGTCATGACTGGGG GTTAAATGGTGCCCTGAAGCGTGGTGACTGGTACAAGACTAAAGAGATCCTCCTGAAGGGAGTGGACTGGATCCTCAATGAGATCAAAGTGTCGGGCCTGCGTGGGAGAGGTGGAGCCGGTTTCCCCACTGGCATGAAGTGGAGCTTCATGAACAAGCCCAGCGACGGCAG GCCAAAGTATCTGGTGGTGAACGCAGACGAGGGCGAGCCCGGCACGTGCAAGGACAGGGAGATCATGAGGAATGACCCCCACAAGCTGGTGGAGGGCTGTCTGGTCGCCGGGAGCGCCATGGGGGCTCGCGCCGCCTACATCTACATCCGTGGGGAGTTTTACAACGAGTCGTCCAACTTGCAG GTGGCCATCAATGAGGCCTACGCCGCGGGGCTCATTGGTAAGAACGCCTGTGGTTCGGGCTACGACTTCGATGTCTTTGTGATGCGCGGCGCCGGAGCCTACATCTGCGGCGAGGAGACCGCTCTCATCGAGTCGCTGGAGGGCAAGCAGGGAAAGCCCCGCCTTAAGCCCCCATTCCCTGCAGATGTTG GTGTCTTCGGTTGTCCAACAACTGTGGCCAACGTGGAGACCGTGGCCGTGGCGCCCACCATCTGCCGCCGTGGAGGCTCGTGGTTTCTCGGTTTCGGACGAGAAAGAAACTCTGGCACCAAACTTTTTAACATCTCTGGCCATGTCAACCACCCCTGCACCGTGGAAGAAGAGATGTCCATCCCCCTGAAAGATCTTATCGAGCGGCACGCAG GTGGCGTCCGCGGCGGTTGGGACAACCTCCTCGCCGTCATCCCTGGCGGTTCCTCGACACCCCTCATTCCCAAGAAGGTGTGCGAAGAGGTGCTGATGGACTTTGATGGCCTCGTCCAGGCTCAGACTGGCCTGGGCACGGCAGCGCTGATCGTCATGGACAAATCC ACTGACATCATCAGAGCCATCGCACGTCTGATTGAGTTCTACAAGCATGAGAGTTGTGGCCAGTGCACGCCCTGCAGAGAAG GGGTGGACTGGATGAACAATATGATGTGGCGTTTTGTGCGCGGTGATGCACGTGCAGCGGAGATCGACATGATCTGGGAGATCAGTAAGCAGATCGAAGGACACACGATCTGCGCCCTGGGAGACGGCGCTGCATGGCCTGTGCAG GGATTGATCAGGCACTTCAGGCCCGTAATGGAAAACCGAATTACTGAAttcaagcagcagcagcaggcgaGCGTTTAA
- the LOC133577574 gene encoding uncharacterized protein — protein MLNMPKVIERQDTHMRRTHPDLYAKQLMKNNTRFICYKCDRDFASPEELSVHQATHRIDELPVCSFCNTKFDTFTKLIKHKRHDCPDREWHCRDCHPTVRCVNLLQFHLHCIKVHDKDATETGRHRCMTCFGCFHTRQALLNHQWRINKAAKKPVRKRDPEANTQKYSKRVRRTDALSPERKIPCSEEGCDLVFPSVDALRMHKKNQHGPHLSCKKH, from the exons ATGCTGAATATGCCGAAAGTCATTGAG AGACAAGACACGCACATGAGAAGGACTCACCCAGACCTTTACGCAAAGCAGCTGATGAAG AACAATACCCGCTTCATATGTTATAAGTGTGACAGGGACTTTGCCTCACCTGAGGAGCTCAGCGTGCACCAGGCCACCCACCGCATCGATGAGCTCCccgtctgctctttctgcaacaCAAAATTTGACACCTTCACAAAG CTGATCAAACACAAACGACACGACTGTCCTGACAGAGAATGGCACTGTCGAGACTGCCACCCTACGGTCCGCTGCGTCAACCTCTTACAGTTTCACCTTCATTGCATCAAGGTGCACGACAAGGACGCAACGGAGACCGGCAGGCACCGTTGCATGACATGCTTTGGCTGTTTTCACACCCGGCAAGCGCTCTTGAACCACCAATGGCGGATCAACAAAGCTGCGAAGAAGCCCGTAAGGAAACGTGACCCGGAGGCAAACACTCAAAAGTACAGCAAGAGGGTGAGAAGAACAGATGCTCTATCGCCGGAACGCAAGATCCCTTGTTCGGAGGAAGGTTGTGACCTGGTATTCCCGTCTGTTGACGCCCTGAGGATGCACAAAAAGAACCAGCACGGTCCTCActtatcttgcaagaagcattgA